A genomic region of Zea mays cultivar B73 chromosome 6, Zm-B73-REFERENCE-NAM-5.0, whole genome shotgun sequence contains the following coding sequences:
- the LOC100382658 gene encoding uncharacterized protein LOC100382658, translated as MDVFNVTDREVTGFSTPNHPTSRRRCRWMTGTIWRHATRWASWHWRTTPPSISWAQTRACYSRLSAQLTRRWLLSVMPEHELVHVGPDTRLNYKVIELRTLSNQAIFQI; from the exons ATGGACG TGTTCAATGTCACCGACCGTGAAGTAACAGGGTTCTCGACGCCCAATCATCCTACATCCAGAAG ACGCTGTAGGTGGATGACTGGTACTATCTGGAGGCACGCAACACGGTGGGCATCGTGGCATTGGAGGACTACACCTCCATCGATCTCATGGGCACAGACCCGGGCCTGCTATTCGAG GCTATCTGCCCAGTTAACAAGAAGATGGCTTTTGTCGGTTATGCCAGAGCATGAGCTTGTTCATGTTGGTCCAGATACCCGCTTGAACTACAAAGTTATCGAGCTACGAACACTCTCAAACCAAGCCATATTCCAGATCTAG